The Quercus robur chromosome 7, dhQueRobu3.1, whole genome shotgun sequence genome has a segment encoding these proteins:
- the LOC126691059 gene encoding uncharacterized protein LOC126691059: protein MERVILQPGNKNPSLGPVESQPESLNPSLGNVELQLESGSPAEQQANSAKPSNPKKRMTRHTSIVRQSKRVQHAITSALNPDIVPVVEEVSLTESDEEYDPPPQKEQNMPESTEPTSLGEKNFEKQIDNIVQRLEIQAKTIEELKSEMSKKSVWRGSPSGAYVRYKSLYIDSQKKIEVLTGENKQLSMKLETALGKLEAVSKKECTPSQLAVACVHDHRGKTCPTPGTTKIVNFNQNIGALSMKLTSKEMVELESFVSEDLVKGDRYA from the exons ATGGAGAGAGTGATATTGCAGCCCGGGAACAAAAATCCTTCCCTAGGGCCAGTGGAATCACAGCCTGAAAGTTTGAATCCTTCCTTGGGCAATGTGGAATTGCAGCTTGAAAGTGGAAGTCCTGCTGAACAACAAGCAAATTCTGCCAAACCATCAAATCCAAAGAAGAGGATGACACGCCACACCAGTATTGTTAGGCAATCTAAACGTGTTCAACATGCAATAACCTCTGCTCTAAACCCGGACATTGTGCCTGTAGTTGAAGAGGTAAGTCTAACTGAAAGTGATGAAGAATACGACCCACCTCCTCAGAAAGAGCAAAATATGCCTGAGTCGACTGAGCCAACATCATTGGGTGAAAAGaactttgaaaaacaaattgacaacATTGTTCAACGATTAGAAATACAAGCAAAGACCATAGAAGAATTGAAATCTGAG ATGTCCAAGAAGTCTGTCTGGAGGGGAAGCCCATCTGGAGCATATGTAAGATACAAAAGCTTGTATATAGATTCCCAAAAGAAG ATTGAAGTATTGACAGGAGAAAATAAACAACTTTCTATGAAGCTAGAAACTGCACTTGGCAAGCTTGAAGCAGTAT CAAAGAAGGAATGCACGCCATCGCAACTAGCAGTAGCCTGCGTTCATGATCACCGAGGGAAGACGTGTCCAACACCTGGAACCACCAAGATTGTAAACTTCAACCAGAACATTGGAGCTCTGTCTATGAAACTGACATCAAAAGAAATGGTTGAACTTGAATCATTTGTTTCAGAGGATTTAGTTAAGGGTGACAGATATGCATGA
- the LOC126691060 gene encoding receptor-like protein 37, producing the protein MSLSVTAPMRIPLFSWLFFIPICSIFLTISIHVVSGQCIDDQKSLLLQFKSSLKFHTTLSTKLVHWNVARDCCSWEGVTCSNESFSKGHVIGLNLNNESIYVGLDYSSSLFSLQHLQHLSLAFNNFNNSQIPPGFGNLMNLSYLNLSNAGFAGQIPIEISNLKRLVTLDLSTSPFLSVSMLKIENPDLAMLVRNFSELKELYLDGVNISASGNEWCRALSSSLPNLSVLSMSDCYLSGPLDSSLLKLQSLSIIRLNNNPLNAPIPEFFANFTNLTSLGLRFCGLNGTFPEKIFLVPTLQTLDLSYNDLLQSSLPEFLPNGSLRSLLLSGTNFSGALPDSVGNLKRLSKIDLSTCNFNGSIPNSMANLTQLIYLDMSYNKFNGQIPSFSMAKNLTEINLSYNDLGGGINSTRWEELINLVNLDLGYNSIEGSIPMLLFSHPSIRKLQLSNNKFSGGLQEFNVSSYPLDHLDLSSNNLEGPLPASVFKLQGLNFLSFSFNNFNGSFQLDGIQKLRNLSELDLSYNNLSINYNESSFSIKRPRPSLQQTPGATPTSPTKRYISGLLKE; encoded by the exons ATGAGTCTTTCTGTAACAGCCCCAATGAGAATTCCACTCTTTTCATGGCTTTTCTTCATTCCCATTTGCTCAATTTTTCTGACCATCAGTATCCATGTGGTGTCTGGCCAATGTATTGACGATCAGAAATCCTTGTTGCTCCAATTCAAGAGCAGCCTCAAGTTCCATACTACTTTGTCCACAAAACTGGTGCACTGGAATGTAGCTCGTGATTGCTGTTCTTGGGAAGGTGTAACCTGCAGCAATGAAAGCTTCAGCAAGGGACACGTTATTGGTCTCAACCTGAACAACGAATCAATCTATGTTGGACTTGACTATTCAAGTAGCCTTTTCAGTCTTCAGCACCTCCAGCACCTGAGTTTGGCTTTTAACAACTTCAACAATTCTCAGATTCCACCAGGGTTTGGCAATCTGATGAATTTGAGTTATTTAAACCTATCAAATGCTGGCTTTGCGGGGCAGATTCCCATTGAGATTTCGAACTTGAAAAGGTTGGTTACCCTTGATTTGTCTACATCTCCTTTCTTGAGTGTTTCTATGCTGAAAATTGAGAACCCAGATTTAGCTATGCTAGTTCGGAATTTTTCGGAGCTAAAGGAACTTTATCTTGATGGTGTAAATATATCAGCTTCAGGGAATGAGTGGTGTCGGGCCTTATCATCTTCACTACCAAATTTAAGTGTGTTGAGCATGTCAGATTGTTATCTTTCAGGCCCTCTTGATTCCTCCTTGTTGAAGCTTCAGTCCCTCTCAATTATTCGCCTCAATAATAATCCCCTTAATGCTCCAATTCCAGAATTTTTTGCAAATTTCACAAATTTGACTTCCTTGGGTCTCCGTTTTTGTGGATTGAATGGAACATTTCCGGAGAAGATCTTTTTGGTTCCAACACTGCAGACACTTGACTTGTCATATAATGACCTACTTCAAAGTTCTTTGCCAGAATTTCTTCCAAATGGTTCTCTTCGATCATTGCTGCTTAGTGGTACAAATTTTTCAGGGGCACTGCCAGATTCTGTCGGTAACCTTAAAAGGTTGTCCAAAATAGATCTTTCTACGTGCAATTTCAATGGATCAATCCCAAATTCTATGGCAAACCTTACTCAGTTAATTTATTTGGACATGTCATACAACAAATTCAACGGACAGATTCCATCATTCAGCATGGCCAAGAATCTGACTGAGATAAACCTTTCCTATAATGATCTGGGAGGTGGTATTAATTCAACTCGGTGGGAAGAACTTATAAATCTGGTGAATCTTGACTTGGGTTACAATTCAATTGAAGGGAGTATTCCAATGTTGCTGTTTTCCCATCCATCAATTCGGAAGCTCCAACTTTCGAACAACAAATTTTCTGGTGGACTCCAGGAATTTAACGTTTCTTCTTACCCATTGGATCACCTTGATTTGAGTAGCAACAACTTGGAAGGGCCCTTACCTGCGTCTGTCTTCAAGCTCCAAGGTCTTAACttcctctcattttctttcaaCAATTTTAATGGCTCCTTCCAGCTTGATGGGATTCAGAAATTAAGGAATCTATCAGAACTTGATCTTTCTTACAACAACTTGTCAATCAATTATAATG AATCTTCCTTCTCAATTAAGCGTCCTAGACCTTCACTCCAACAAACTCCAGGGGCAACTCCCACATCTCCCACCAAACGTTACATATCTGGACTTCTCAAAGAATAA
- the LOC126692430 gene encoding receptor-like protein 33, which yields MSETLGVLNLRRNNLSGTISDKFRGKCGLQTLSLNSNQLDGKLPMSLANCTNLEVLDIGNNHIEDIFPCYLRNISRLRVLVLRSNSFQGSIGCNGTNVTWPMLQILDLASNNFTGQFPRKSFSTWKAMMANEDKVMSEFNHLQFKYLGFGQFYYQDVITVTTKGLEWELVRILTLFTSIDVSCNKLDGPIPEELAAFKSLYSLNLSHNALSGQIPPSLGNLTQLESLDLSSNNLTGEIPMQAEDLTFLEVLNLSFNKLVGRIPQGKQFATFSENSYEGNRGLCGDYLNKKCAAATGPRSPLPTFEETHLNPVIVIDWNVVSAELGFVFGLGIVIGPLMFWKRWRIWYYKHVDDILFSIFPQLYLGKEYYQRRAKRNKERRHY from the coding sequence ATGAGTGAGACTCTAGGGGTTCTTAATCTAAGGAGAAACAACCTCTCTGGCACAATATCTGACAAATTTCGAGGCAAATGTGGTTTACAAACTCTAAGTCTCAACAGCAACCAACTAGATGGAAAGTTACCCATGTCTCTAGCCAATTGCACAAATTTGGAGGTCTTGGACATAGGCAACAACCATATTGAGGATATTTTCCCATGTTACTTGAGGAACATATCCAGGCTACGTGTCCTTGTTCTGCGATCGAATAGTTTTCAGGGGTCCATTGGTTGTAATGGGACAAATGTCACCTGGCCTATGCTTCAGATTTTGGACCTAGCTTCAAACAACTTTACTGGtcaatttccaagaaaatcttTTTCAACCTGGAAGGCAATGATGGCCAATGAAGATAAAGTCATGTCAGAGTTCAATCACCTCCAATTTAAATATCTAGGTTTTGGTCAGTTTTATTATCAAGATGTAATTACAGTTACCACTAAAGGTCTAGAGTGGGAGCTAGTGAGGATTCTGACTCTCTTTACCTCAATTGACGTTTCCTGCAACAAACTTGACGGCCCAATACCAGAAGAATTAGCAGCATTCAAATCACTATATTCTCTGAACTTATCACATAATGCTCTTTCTGGACAAATCCCACCATCTCTGGGAAACTTAACTCAGTTGGAATCGTTAGACTTGTCAAGCAACAATCTCACTGGGGAGATCCCTATGCAAGCTGAAGATCTTACTTTCTTGGAAGTCCTAAACCTTTCGTTCAATAAATTGGTGGGGCGGATTCCCCAAGGCAAGCAATTTGCTACGTTTTCTGAAAATTCCTATGAAGGGAACAGAGGATTATGCGGAGactatttgaataaaaaatgtgcTGCTGCTACAGGGCCAAGATCGCCACTTCCAACATTTGAAGAAACTCATTTGAATCCTGTGATTGTGATCGACTGGAATGTCGTAAGTGCAGAACTAGGATTTGTTTTTGGCTTAGGAATTGTCATTGGACCTCTTATGTTTTGGAAGAGGTGGAGGATATGGTATTACAAGCACGTTGATGACATTCTTTTCAGCATCTTCCCTCAGCTGTATCTTGGAAAAGAATATTATCAAAGACGAGCAAAGAGGAATAAGGAGCGAAGGCACTATTGA